From the Clarias gariepinus isolate MV-2021 ecotype Netherlands chromosome 3, CGAR_prim_01v2, whole genome shotgun sequence genome, one window contains:
- the mapk15 gene encoding mitogen-activated protein kinase 15 yields MNLTEVEEHITVKYDIKRRLGKGAYGIVWKAVDRKTGETVAVKKIFDAFRNRTDAQRTFREIMLLQEFGDHPNIIKLLNVIRAQNDKDIYLVFEYMDTDLHAVIKKGSLLKDIHKRYIMYQLLKATKYLHSGNVIHRDQKPSNILLDADCFVKLCDFGLARSLSQMQEDAVNPALTDYVATRWYRAPEILLGSTRYTKGVDMWSLGCILGEMLLGKPLFPGTSTMNQIEKIMSAIQHPVPEDVVAIRSEYGASVIQRMLLRPQVPLRDLMQPSVPPDALDLLQRLLVFNPDKRLTAEEALQHSYVAKFHNPSREPSLDYEVILAVDDDVQLSVTQYRNKLYEMILEKRASRHMAKKAHLKQKAEGKPGKDVRENEVDKANANDKECKKAERNECDGTGERKLLQHSKTQHGAASVPAKTVFVQDQTQPGVGRSSPAANGSVTMTSYNPITHVSSDVVRPSSNPTLAGQHQHNRFGRKVAQQSQSNDSSSILPIQASHKGVETRQQRGQSAPERGNRLFSLTLLQPQNSALFREEDPNLTSGLCITSARLNQRSLSQPRTAKPPHRFVKKVF; encoded by the exons GCGTATGGAATCGTCTGGAAGGCAGTGGACAGGAAGACTGGAGAAACAGTGGCCGTGAAAAAAATATTCGATGCCTTCAGGAATAGAACTGATGCTCAG AGAACATTCAGAGAAATCATGCTTCTTCAG GAGTTTGGGGATCATCCCAATATTATCAAGTTGCTCAACGTCATCCGAGCCCAGAACGATAAAGATATTTACTTGGTGTTTGAGTACATGG ATACCGACCTGCATGCTGTTATTAAGAAAGGCAGCCTTTTGAAGGACATTCATAAACGCTATATCATGTACCAGCTTCTCAAAGCCACTAAATACTTACACTCAGGGAACGTTATCCACAGAGACCAGAAG CCCTCGAATATACTACTAGATGCAGACTGCTTTGTCAAACTGTGTGATTTCGGTTTGGCGCGCTCCCTCTCCCAGATGCAGGAAGATGCTGTGAATCCTGCTTTAACAGATTACGTAGCAACGCGGTGGTACCGTGCTCCTGAAATTCTCCTCGGCTCCACTAG GTACACGAAAGGAGTGGACATGTGGAGTTTGGGCTGCATTCTGGGTGAGATGTTGCTTGGCAAGCCACTTTTTCCTGGAACGTCTACCATGAACCAGATAGAGAAAATTATGAGTGCTATTCAACATCCTGTGCCAGAAG ATGTTGTGGCCATCAGGTCAGAGTATGGAGCATCTGTTATTCAGAGAATGCTGCTTAG GCCACAGGTGCCATTAAGGGATTTAATGCAGCCTTCAGTGCCACCTGATGCTCTTGATCTGCTACAACGCCTGCTTGTCTTCAATCCTGATAAAAGGCTAACCGCAGAAGAGGCTCTCCAGCACTCTTATGTGGCcaa GTTTCATAACCCGTCCAGGGAGCCTAGTCTGGACTACGAAGTTATTCTCGCTGTGGATGATGACGTCCAGCTCTCTGTGACTCAATACAGAAACAAGCTCTATGAG ATGATTCTGGAGAAAAGGGCATCCCGCCACATGGCAAAAAAAGCTCACCTTAAACAGAAAGCTGAGGGAAAGCCTGGAAAAGATGTCAGGGAAAATGAAGTGGATAAAGCAAATGCAAATGATAAAGAGTGCAAGAAGGCTGAAAGAAATGAGTGTGATGGGACAGGTGAAAGGAAATTGTTGCAACACAGCAAAACCCAACATGGAGCAGCATCAGTCCCTGCCAAGACGGTGTTTGTGCAAGATCAAACACAACCAGGAGTTGGCAGAAGCAGTCCAGCTGCAAATGGCAGCGTGACCATGACATCTTATAACCCAATCACACATGTGTCCA gTGATGTGGTCAGACCATCCAGTAATCCTACCCTGGCTGGTCAGCACCAACATAACCGATTTGGCAGAAAAGTGGCACAGCAGTCCCAGAGCAATGACAGCAGTAGCATCTTACCCATACAGGCATCTCACAAG GGTGTAGAGACGAGACAGCAGCGTGGTCAGTCAGCCCCCGAACGAGGCAACCGGTTGTTCTCCCTCACACTCTTACAGCCTCAGAATAGCGCTCTGTTTCGGGAGGAAGACCCCAACCTGACCTCAGGCCTTTGCATTACCTCTGCACGGCTG AACCAGCGCTCCCTTTCTCAGCCTCGGACTGCAAAACCTCCCCATAGATTCGTTAAGAAAGTCTTCTAG
- the grinaa gene encoding glutamate receptor, ionotropic, N-methyl D-aspartate-associated protein 1a (glutamate binding) has product MSQEKTGYPVMGENKPLHNNVYGPPQPDAFGMPPPNYSQAPGGLSYPAPGPYGQPGFPQGAPGLAPAPYPQMPFPQMPYAQGPYPQGPYPQGPYTQGPYQGPGQPAFGGDPNVAMGSPGYHSGDGPPSYYDNEEFANSGWEDKTIRQAFIRKVFMVLTVQLMVTFSFVAIFTFADDVKLFVRQNRWTYYVSYAVFFVSLIALSCCGDFRRKHPWNLVALAILTLSLSYMVGMIASFYDTDTVIMAVGITAVVCFTVVLFSLQSKYDFTSCRGVLFVCLIVLLLFSILCIFIRHKILHIVYASLGALLFTCFLAVDTQLLLGNKKLALSPEEYIFAALNLYTDIINIFIYLLAIVGRSRE; this is encoded by the exons ATGTCACAGGAGAAGACGGGCTACCCTGTAATGGGCGAGAACAAACCCCTACACAATAACGTCTACGGGCCACCCCAGCCCGATGCGTTTGGGATGCCTCCACCCAACTACAGTCAGGCTCCAGGAGGACTCTCTTACCCAGCACCAGGACCGTATGGACAACCAGGATTTCCTCAGGGGGCACCAGGGTTAGCTCCTGCACCGTATCCTCAGATGCCCTTCCCACAAATGCCGTACGCTCAGGGTCCATATCCACAGGGGCCATATCCTCAAGGGCCATACACTCAGGGCCCTTACCAAGGGCCTGGACAGCCTGCTTTTGGTGGCGACCCCAATG TTGCTATGGGCAGTCCAGGGTATCACAGCGGAGATGGGCCTCCTTCATATTACGACAATGAGGAATTTGCCAACTCGGGCTGGGAGGACAAGACAATTCGCCAAGCCTTCATCAGAAAG GTGTTCATGGTCTTAACCGTACAGCTGATGGTGACATTCTCCTTCGTCGCCATCTTCACATTCGCAGACGACGTCAAGCTGTTTGTACGGCAGAATCGGTGGACGTACTACGTCTCCTACGCTGTCTTCTTTGTGTCTCTCATCGCGCTCAGCTGCTGTGGAGATTTTCGACGCAAACACCCCTGGAATCTGGTGGCACTG GCTATTCTGACTCTCAGCCTGTCCTACATGGTGGGGATGATCGCCAGCTTCTATGACACAGACACAGTCATCATGGCAGTGGGCATTACTGCAGTAGTGTGCTTCACCGTGGTGCTCTTCTCCCTTCAG AGCAAGTATGATTTCACTTCCTGCCGAGGTGTGCTATTTGTGTGCCTCATCGTGCTCCTGCTTTTCTCCATCCTCTGCATCTTCATCCGTCACAAGATCTTGCACATTGTCTACGCCTCCCTGGGGGCTCTGCTCTTCACCTGC TTCCTGGCTGTAGACACTCAGCTTCTCCTAGGCAACAAGAAGCTGGCACTGAGCCCTGAGGAGTACATCTTCGCTGCTCTGAACCTCTACACTGACAtcatcaacatcttcatctaTCTCCTGGCCATCGTGGGCCGCTCTAGGGAGTGA